From a region of the Dermatophagoides farinae isolate YC_2012a chromosome 3, ASM2471394v1, whole genome shotgun sequence genome:
- the LOC124494416 gene encoding proton channel OtopLc isoform X3 gives MFMFVYTYDDNNSNQQQQYQQSMSENSMQILTPVIHHHQQQQQQRQKLTTKTSTPIRSSESTIIGVSSAIIHQPSTILPPSPSTMFEQRRRSSSTTTNSVREATFLNDLKVQNVKIQIAKEENPIDQRINLNRNISRDKIEGLNLRMADMFGVGSTNQFYCSPSVQNSFIEMKSLATPNNQSHLHSNNIVDNDLIDSGSSNILKNNIVHHNDNNLLNSINNSDPNLDPIDGIVSLLSAIYCKILVVIGLCFPIAEVISHRIPISWYEGFYLYLYMGSILFLIFVYIFLLNRKRKPFAKFRRSISAIMVRNTIREKNNDGGTGIGHNNDTHDATDNSIDEEHYEFDPQQQAQCGSFYLRVGAVAFGVGSMIYSGLEFGQFFELESKEHCYSFIYGFTPSSHMIFTFIQLYFIFMNSRVLIARHKLIARFGLMHMIATNICVWLHVLIQETKHQIMVMVQVNGTHEIIGSDLTNAWDHVDDVVEEISEDYLDSVGSYPVLHRTNNNNNLPSMLLSASKTLTTTSMPLTSSTTTMATSTFEIHRTVRSLNDHYVITTGHCRRSNVIGELVTDASQFLFPCTIEYSLICAAILYIMWKNISEISEKHKNSPKYSNFNKTTTFVHHRHHYQVDCAKAHKGLFTGIFLMVMCIISLILFFVFIKKHQYRNLAVLQAHIVELIIYCITAIASLIALFQVRELNYNRNRGVELDNILLIIAQSGLCIFTMFSIIGAQFINQLQNTRLVLINAFACLIQALLQSIFILDASKRKASTIDQVRRKPGREMVTFLLVCNFSMWAINTLETRRADSNPVQMSFYGFWAWTIITHVTTPLTIFYRFHSTVSLCEIWKSTYKIKSEYL, from the exons atgtttatgtttgtatATACATATG ACGATAATAATagcaatcaacaacaacaatatcagcAGTCAATGTCAGAAAATTCCATGCAAATTTTAACGCCTgttatacatcatcatcaacaacaacaacaacaacgacaaaaattgACAACTAAGACATCAACGCCAATTAGATCTTcagaatcaacaatcattggTGTATCATCAGCGATCATACATCAACCATCAACCAtattaccaccatcaccatcaactaTGTTTGAACAACGACGACGTAGta GTTCAACTACAACCAACAGTGTACGTGAAGCTACATTTCTAAATGATTTAAAAGTTCAAAAcgtaaaaattcaaatcgcAAAAGAGGAAAATCCTATTGATCAACGTATCAATCTGAATAGGAATATTTCCCGCGATAAAATCGAAGGTTTGAATCTTCGAATGGCCGACATGTTTGGTGTTGgatcaacaaatcaattttattgttcaCCAAGTGTACAAAACAGTTTTATCGAGATGAAATCATTGGCCACACCAAACAATCAAAGCCATCTGCATTCAAACAACATTGTGGATAATGATCTTATCGATAGTGGCAGTAGTAATATTcttaaaaataatattgttcaccataatgataataatctatTGAATTCGATTAATAATTCTGATCCAAATCTCGATCCAATCGATGGGATCGTATCATTATTGAGCGCTATCTATTGTAAAATTCTAGTTGTGATTG GTTTATGTTTTCCAATCGCCGAAGTAATATCACATCGAATACCTATAAGTTGGTATGAAGGATTTTATCTATATCTTTATATGGGTTCCATATTATTTCTCATATTTGTCTACATATTCTTGTTGAATCGTAAACGTAAACCATTTGCCAAATTTCGTCGTTCCATTTCGGCTATTATGGTACGTAATACGAttcgtgaaaaaaataacgatggTGGTACTGGCATCGGTCACAATAATGATACACACGATGCAACAGATAATTCAATAGATGAAGAACATTATGAATTtgatccacaacaacaagcacAATGTGGTTCATTCTATTTACGTGTAGGTGCCGTTGCATTCGGTGTTGGATCAATGATTTATTCTGGTCTTGAATTTGGgcaattttttgaattagaATCAAAAGAACAttgttattcatttatatatggaTTTACACCTAGTTCACATATGATTTTCACATTCATACAgctttattttatatttatgaatTCTCGGGTGTTGATTGCAAGACATAAGCTCATTG cTAGATTTGGATTGATGCACATGATTGCTACAAACATTTGCGTATGGCTTCATGTACTCATTCAGGAAACTAAACATCAAATTATGGTCATGGTACAGGTGAACGGAACACATGAAATCATCGGTTCTGATCTAACAAACGCATGGGaccatgttgatgatgttgttgaagaaATATCAGAAGATTATCTTGATTCAGTCGGCTCCTATCCGGTATTACATCggaccaataataataataatctaccATCAATGTTGCTCAGTGCttcaaaaacattgacaacTACATCAATGCCATTAACATCgtcaacgacaacgatgGCTACATCCACTTTCGAAATACATCGGACTGTTCGAAGtttgaatgatcattatgtCATCACCACTGGTCATTGTCGACGATCAAATGTCATTGGAGAATTGGTGACTGACGCATCACAATTTCTATTTCCTTGTACCATCGAATACAGTTTAATTTGTGCTGCTATTCTATACATCATGTGGAAGAATATAAGTGAAAT AAGTGAAAAACATAAGAATAGTCCGAAATATTcgaatttcaacaaaacgACCACTTTCGtgcatcatcgtcatcattatcag GTCGACTGTGCAAAAGCTCATAAAGGTCTATTCACCGGGATTTTCTTAATGGTTATGTGTATCATATCGTTGATactattttttgttttcatcaaaaaacatcaatACAGAAATTTGGCCGTTCTACAGGCACATATCGTCgaattgatcatttattgTATAACGGCCATTGCATCGTTGATTGCATTGTTTCAGGTTCGTGAATTAAATTATAATCGTAATCGTGGAGTCGAATTGGACAATATTTTGCTCATCATTGCACAATCGGGCCTTTGTATATTCACAATGTTTTCGATAATCGGTGCACAATTTATAAATCAATTACAAAATACCCGATTAGTATTGATAAATGCATTCGCTTGTCTTATACAAGCATTATTGCaatcaatatttatattgGATGCATCCAAAAGAAAAGCATCGACAATCGATCAAGTACGACGAAAACCGGGACGTGAAATGGTTACATTTTTATTGGTCTGTAATTTTTCCATGTGGGCCATAAATACATTGGAAACAAGACGTGCCGATTCAAATCCGGTTCAAATGTCATTCTATGG TTTCTGGGCCTGGACAATAATTACACACGTGACAACACCATTAACTATATTTTATCGTTTTCATTCAACTGTAAGCCTATGTGAGATATGGAAAAGTACCTATAAAATCAAAAGTGAATATCTTTGA
- the LOC124494416 gene encoding proton channel OtopLc isoform X2 produces the protein MELLTFIDSDLPTLITFYVLNDNNSNQQQQYQQSMSENSMQILTPVIHHHQQQQQQRQKLTTKTSTPIRSSESTIIGVSSAIIHQPSTILPPSPSTMFEQRRRSSSTTTNSVREATFLNDLKVQNVKIQIAKEENPIDQRINLNRNISRDKIEGLNLRMADMFGVGSTNQFYCSPSVQNSFIEMKSLATPNNQSHLHSNNIVDNDLIDSGSSNILKNNIVHHNDNNLLNSINNSDPNLDPIDGIVSLLSAIYCKILVVIGLCFPIAEVISHRIPISWYEGFYLYLYMGSILFLIFVYIFLLNRKRKPFAKFRRSISAIMVRNTIREKNNDGGTGIGHNNDTHDATDNSIDEEHYEFDPQQQAQCGSFYLRVGAVAFGVGSMIYSGLEFGQFFELESKEHCYSFIYGFTPSSHMIFTFIQLYFIFMNSRVLIARHKLIARFGLMHMIATNICVWLHVLIQETKHQIMVMVQVNGTHEIIGSDLTNAWDHVDDVVEEISEDYLDSVGSYPVLHRTNNNNNLPSMLLSASKTLTTTSMPLTSSTTTMATSTFEIHRTVRSLNDHYVITTGHCRRSNVIGELVTDASQFLFPCTIEYSLICAAILYIMWKNISEIEKHKNSPKYSNFNKTTTFVHHRHHYQVDCAKAHKGLFTGIFLMVMCIISLILFFVFIKKHQYRNLAVLQAHIVELIIYCITAIASLIALFQVRELNYNRNRGVELDNILLIIAQSGLCIFTMFSIIGAQFINQLQNTRLVLINAFACLIQALLQSIFILDASKRKASTIDQVRRKPGREMVTFLLVCNFSMWAINTLETRRADSNPVQMSFYGFWAWTIITHVTTPLTIFYRFHSTVSLCEIWKSTYKIKSEYL, from the exons atGGAACTTTTGACTTTTATCGATAGCGATCTACCAACTTTGATCACTTTTTATGTGTTGA ACGATAATAATagcaatcaacaacaacaatatcagcAGTCAATGTCAGAAAATTCCATGCAAATTTTAACGCCTgttatacatcatcatcaacaacaacaacaacaacgacaaaaattgACAACTAAGACATCAACGCCAATTAGATCTTcagaatcaacaatcattggTGTATCATCAGCGATCATACATCAACCATCAACCAtattaccaccatcaccatcaactaTGTTTGAACAACGACGACGTAGta GTTCAACTACAACCAACAGTGTACGTGAAGCTACATTTCTAAATGATTTAAAAGTTCAAAAcgtaaaaattcaaatcgcAAAAGAGGAAAATCCTATTGATCAACGTATCAATCTGAATAGGAATATTTCCCGCGATAAAATCGAAGGTTTGAATCTTCGAATGGCCGACATGTTTGGTGTTGgatcaacaaatcaattttattgttcaCCAAGTGTACAAAACAGTTTTATCGAGATGAAATCATTGGCCACACCAAACAATCAAAGCCATCTGCATTCAAACAACATTGTGGATAATGATCTTATCGATAGTGGCAGTAGTAATATTcttaaaaataatattgttcaccataatgataataatctatTGAATTCGATTAATAATTCTGATCCAAATCTCGATCCAATCGATGGGATCGTATCATTATTGAGCGCTATCTATTGTAAAATTCTAGTTGTGATTG GTTTATGTTTTCCAATCGCCGAAGTAATATCACATCGAATACCTATAAGTTGGTATGAAGGATTTTATCTATATCTTTATATGGGTTCCATATTATTTCTCATATTTGTCTACATATTCTTGTTGAATCGTAAACGTAAACCATTTGCCAAATTTCGTCGTTCCATTTCGGCTATTATGGTACGTAATACGAttcgtgaaaaaaataacgatggTGGTACTGGCATCGGTCACAATAATGATACACACGATGCAACAGATAATTCAATAGATGAAGAACATTATGAATTtgatccacaacaacaagcacAATGTGGTTCATTCTATTTACGTGTAGGTGCCGTTGCATTCGGTGTTGGATCAATGATTTATTCTGGTCTTGAATTTGGgcaattttttgaattagaATCAAAAGAACAttgttattcatttatatatggaTTTACACCTAGTTCACATATGATTTTCACATTCATACAgctttattttatatttatgaatTCTCGGGTGTTGATTGCAAGACATAAGCTCATTG cTAGATTTGGATTGATGCACATGATTGCTACAAACATTTGCGTATGGCTTCATGTACTCATTCAGGAAACTAAACATCAAATTATGGTCATGGTACAGGTGAACGGAACACATGAAATCATCGGTTCTGATCTAACAAACGCATGGGaccatgttgatgatgttgttgaagaaATATCAGAAGATTATCTTGATTCAGTCGGCTCCTATCCGGTATTACATCggaccaataataataataatctaccATCAATGTTGCTCAGTGCttcaaaaacattgacaacTACATCAATGCCATTAACATCgtcaacgacaacgatgGCTACATCCACTTTCGAAATACATCGGACTGTTCGAAGtttgaatgatcattatgtCATCACCACTGGTCATTGTCGACGATCAAATGTCATTGGAGAATTGGTGACTGACGCATCACAATTTCTATTTCCTTGTACCATCGAATACAGTTTAATTTGTGCTGCTATTCTATACATCATGTGGAAGAATATAAGTGAAAT TGAAAAACATAAGAATAGTCCGAAATATTcgaatttcaacaaaacgACCACTTTCGtgcatcatcgtcatcattatcag GTCGACTGTGCAAAAGCTCATAAAGGTCTATTCACCGGGATTTTCTTAATGGTTATGTGTATCATATCGTTGATactattttttgttttcatcaaaaaacatcaatACAGAAATTTGGCCGTTCTACAGGCACATATCGTCgaattgatcatttattgTATAACGGCCATTGCATCGTTGATTGCATTGTTTCAGGTTCGTGAATTAAATTATAATCGTAATCGTGGAGTCGAATTGGACAATATTTTGCTCATCATTGCACAATCGGGCCTTTGTATATTCACAATGTTTTCGATAATCGGTGCACAATTTATAAATCAATTACAAAATACCCGATTAGTATTGATAAATGCATTCGCTTGTCTTATACAAGCATTATTGCaatcaatatttatattgGATGCATCCAAAAGAAAAGCATCGACAATCGATCAAGTACGACGAAAACCGGGACGTGAAATGGTTACATTTTTATTGGTCTGTAATTTTTCCATGTGGGCCATAAATACATTGGAAACAAGACGTGCCGATTCAAATCCGGTTCAAATGTCATTCTATGG TTTCTGGGCCTGGACAATAATTACACACGTGACAACACCATTAACTATATTTTATCGTTTTCATTCAACTGTAAGCCTATGTGAGATATGGAAAAGTACCTATAAAATCAAAAGTGAATATCTTTGA
- the LOC124494416 gene encoding proton channel OtopLc isoform X1 — protein MELLTFIDSDLPTLITFYVLNDNNSNQQQQYQQSMSENSMQILTPVIHHHQQQQQQRQKLTTKTSTPIRSSESTIIGVSSAIIHQPSTILPPSPSTMFEQRRRSSSTTTNSVREATFLNDLKVQNVKIQIAKEENPIDQRINLNRNISRDKIEGLNLRMADMFGVGSTNQFYCSPSVQNSFIEMKSLATPNNQSHLHSNNIVDNDLIDSGSSNILKNNIVHHNDNNLLNSINNSDPNLDPIDGIVSLLSAIYCKILVVIGLCFPIAEVISHRIPISWYEGFYLYLYMGSILFLIFVYIFLLNRKRKPFAKFRRSISAIMVRNTIREKNNDGGTGIGHNNDTHDATDNSIDEEHYEFDPQQQAQCGSFYLRVGAVAFGVGSMIYSGLEFGQFFELESKEHCYSFIYGFTPSSHMIFTFIQLYFIFMNSRVLIARHKLIARFGLMHMIATNICVWLHVLIQETKHQIMVMVQVNGTHEIIGSDLTNAWDHVDDVVEEISEDYLDSVGSYPVLHRTNNNNNLPSMLLSASKTLTTTSMPLTSSTTTMATSTFEIHRTVRSLNDHYVITTGHCRRSNVIGELVTDASQFLFPCTIEYSLICAAILYIMWKNISEISEKHKNSPKYSNFNKTTTFVHHRHHYQVDCAKAHKGLFTGIFLMVMCIISLILFFVFIKKHQYRNLAVLQAHIVELIIYCITAIASLIALFQVRELNYNRNRGVELDNILLIIAQSGLCIFTMFSIIGAQFINQLQNTRLVLINAFACLIQALLQSIFILDASKRKASTIDQVRRKPGREMVTFLLVCNFSMWAINTLETRRADSNPVQMSFYGFWAWTIITHVTTPLTIFYRFHSTVSLCEIWKSTYKIKSEYL, from the exons atGGAACTTTTGACTTTTATCGATAGCGATCTACCAACTTTGATCACTTTTTATGTGTTGA ACGATAATAATagcaatcaacaacaacaatatcagcAGTCAATGTCAGAAAATTCCATGCAAATTTTAACGCCTgttatacatcatcatcaacaacaacaacaacaacgacaaaaattgACAACTAAGACATCAACGCCAATTAGATCTTcagaatcaacaatcattggTGTATCATCAGCGATCATACATCAACCATCAACCAtattaccaccatcaccatcaactaTGTTTGAACAACGACGACGTAGta GTTCAACTACAACCAACAGTGTACGTGAAGCTACATTTCTAAATGATTTAAAAGTTCAAAAcgtaaaaattcaaatcgcAAAAGAGGAAAATCCTATTGATCAACGTATCAATCTGAATAGGAATATTTCCCGCGATAAAATCGAAGGTTTGAATCTTCGAATGGCCGACATGTTTGGTGTTGgatcaacaaatcaattttattgttcaCCAAGTGTACAAAACAGTTTTATCGAGATGAAATCATTGGCCACACCAAACAATCAAAGCCATCTGCATTCAAACAACATTGTGGATAATGATCTTATCGATAGTGGCAGTAGTAATATTcttaaaaataatattgttcaccataatgataataatctatTGAATTCGATTAATAATTCTGATCCAAATCTCGATCCAATCGATGGGATCGTATCATTATTGAGCGCTATCTATTGTAAAATTCTAGTTGTGATTG GTTTATGTTTTCCAATCGCCGAAGTAATATCACATCGAATACCTATAAGTTGGTATGAAGGATTTTATCTATATCTTTATATGGGTTCCATATTATTTCTCATATTTGTCTACATATTCTTGTTGAATCGTAAACGTAAACCATTTGCCAAATTTCGTCGTTCCATTTCGGCTATTATGGTACGTAATACGAttcgtgaaaaaaataacgatggTGGTACTGGCATCGGTCACAATAATGATACACACGATGCAACAGATAATTCAATAGATGAAGAACATTATGAATTtgatccacaacaacaagcacAATGTGGTTCATTCTATTTACGTGTAGGTGCCGTTGCATTCGGTGTTGGATCAATGATTTATTCTGGTCTTGAATTTGGgcaattttttgaattagaATCAAAAGAACAttgttattcatttatatatggaTTTACACCTAGTTCACATATGATTTTCACATTCATACAgctttattttatatttatgaatTCTCGGGTGTTGATTGCAAGACATAAGCTCATTG cTAGATTTGGATTGATGCACATGATTGCTACAAACATTTGCGTATGGCTTCATGTACTCATTCAGGAAACTAAACATCAAATTATGGTCATGGTACAGGTGAACGGAACACATGAAATCATCGGTTCTGATCTAACAAACGCATGGGaccatgttgatgatgttgttgaagaaATATCAGAAGATTATCTTGATTCAGTCGGCTCCTATCCGGTATTACATCggaccaataataataataatctaccATCAATGTTGCTCAGTGCttcaaaaacattgacaacTACATCAATGCCATTAACATCgtcaacgacaacgatgGCTACATCCACTTTCGAAATACATCGGACTGTTCGAAGtttgaatgatcattatgtCATCACCACTGGTCATTGTCGACGATCAAATGTCATTGGAGAATTGGTGACTGACGCATCACAATTTCTATTTCCTTGTACCATCGAATACAGTTTAATTTGTGCTGCTATTCTATACATCATGTGGAAGAATATAAGTGAAAT AAGTGAAAAACATAAGAATAGTCCGAAATATTcgaatttcaacaaaacgACCACTTTCGtgcatcatcgtcatcattatcag GTCGACTGTGCAAAAGCTCATAAAGGTCTATTCACCGGGATTTTCTTAATGGTTATGTGTATCATATCGTTGATactattttttgttttcatcaaaaaacatcaatACAGAAATTTGGCCGTTCTACAGGCACATATCGTCgaattgatcatttattgTATAACGGCCATTGCATCGTTGATTGCATTGTTTCAGGTTCGTGAATTAAATTATAATCGTAATCGTGGAGTCGAATTGGACAATATTTTGCTCATCATTGCACAATCGGGCCTTTGTATATTCACAATGTTTTCGATAATCGGTGCACAATTTATAAATCAATTACAAAATACCCGATTAGTATTGATAAATGCATTCGCTTGTCTTATACAAGCATTATTGCaatcaatatttatattgGATGCATCCAAAAGAAAAGCATCGACAATCGATCAAGTACGACGAAAACCGGGACGTGAAATGGTTACATTTTTATTGGTCTGTAATTTTTCCATGTGGGCCATAAATACATTGGAAACAAGACGTGCCGATTCAAATCCGGTTCAAATGTCATTCTATGG TTTCTGGGCCTGGACAATAATTACACACGTGACAACACCATTAACTATATTTTATCGTTTTCATTCAACTGTAAGCCTATGTGAGATATGGAAAAGTACCTATAAAATCAAAAGTGAATATCTTTGA
- the LOC124494416 gene encoding proton channel OtopLc isoform X4: MSENSMQILTPVIHHHQQQQQQRQKLTTKTSTPIRSSESTIIGVSSAIIHQPSTILPPSPSTMFEQRRRSSSTTTNSVREATFLNDLKVQNVKIQIAKEENPIDQRINLNRNISRDKIEGLNLRMADMFGVGSTNQFYCSPSVQNSFIEMKSLATPNNQSHLHSNNIVDNDLIDSGSSNILKNNIVHHNDNNLLNSINNSDPNLDPIDGIVSLLSAIYCKILVVIGLCFPIAEVISHRIPISWYEGFYLYLYMGSILFLIFVYIFLLNRKRKPFAKFRRSISAIMVRNTIREKNNDGGTGIGHNNDTHDATDNSIDEEHYEFDPQQQAQCGSFYLRVGAVAFGVGSMIYSGLEFGQFFELESKEHCYSFIYGFTPSSHMIFTFIQLYFIFMNSRVLIARHKLIARFGLMHMIATNICVWLHVLIQETKHQIMVMVQVNGTHEIIGSDLTNAWDHVDDVVEEISEDYLDSVGSYPVLHRTNNNNNLPSMLLSASKTLTTTSMPLTSSTTTMATSTFEIHRTVRSLNDHYVITTGHCRRSNVIGELVTDASQFLFPCTIEYSLICAAILYIMWKNISEISEKHKNSPKYSNFNKTTTFVHHRHHYQVDCAKAHKGLFTGIFLMVMCIISLILFFVFIKKHQYRNLAVLQAHIVELIIYCITAIASLIALFQVRELNYNRNRGVELDNILLIIAQSGLCIFTMFSIIGAQFINQLQNTRLVLINAFACLIQALLQSIFILDASKRKASTIDQVRRKPGREMVTFLLVCNFSMWAINTLETRRADSNPVQMSFYGFWAWTIITHVTTPLTIFYRFHSTVSLCEIWKSTYKIKSEYL, from the exons ATGTCAGAAAATTCCATGCAAATTTTAACGCCTgttatacatcatcatcaacaacaacaacaacaacgacaaaaattgACAACTAAGACATCAACGCCAATTAGATCTTcagaatcaacaatcattggTGTATCATCAGCGATCATACATCAACCATCAACCAtattaccaccatcaccatcaactaTGTTTGAACAACGACGACGTAGta GTTCAACTACAACCAACAGTGTACGTGAAGCTACATTTCTAAATGATTTAAAAGTTCAAAAcgtaaaaattcaaatcgcAAAAGAGGAAAATCCTATTGATCAACGTATCAATCTGAATAGGAATATTTCCCGCGATAAAATCGAAGGTTTGAATCTTCGAATGGCCGACATGTTTGGTGTTGgatcaacaaatcaattttattgttcaCCAAGTGTACAAAACAGTTTTATCGAGATGAAATCATTGGCCACACCAAACAATCAAAGCCATCTGCATTCAAACAACATTGTGGATAATGATCTTATCGATAGTGGCAGTAGTAATATTcttaaaaataatattgttcaccataatgataataatctatTGAATTCGATTAATAATTCTGATCCAAATCTCGATCCAATCGATGGGATCGTATCATTATTGAGCGCTATCTATTGTAAAATTCTAGTTGTGATTG GTTTATGTTTTCCAATCGCCGAAGTAATATCACATCGAATACCTATAAGTTGGTATGAAGGATTTTATCTATATCTTTATATGGGTTCCATATTATTTCTCATATTTGTCTACATATTCTTGTTGAATCGTAAACGTAAACCATTTGCCAAATTTCGTCGTTCCATTTCGGCTATTATGGTACGTAATACGAttcgtgaaaaaaataacgatggTGGTACTGGCATCGGTCACAATAATGATACACACGATGCAACAGATAATTCAATAGATGAAGAACATTATGAATTtgatccacaacaacaagcacAATGTGGTTCATTCTATTTACGTGTAGGTGCCGTTGCATTCGGTGTTGGATCAATGATTTATTCTGGTCTTGAATTTGGgcaattttttgaattagaATCAAAAGAACAttgttattcatttatatatggaTTTACACCTAGTTCACATATGATTTTCACATTCATACAgctttattttatatttatgaatTCTCGGGTGTTGATTGCAAGACATAAGCTCATTG cTAGATTTGGATTGATGCACATGATTGCTACAAACATTTGCGTATGGCTTCATGTACTCATTCAGGAAACTAAACATCAAATTATGGTCATGGTACAGGTGAACGGAACACATGAAATCATCGGTTCTGATCTAACAAACGCATGGGaccatgttgatgatgttgttgaagaaATATCAGAAGATTATCTTGATTCAGTCGGCTCCTATCCGGTATTACATCggaccaataataataataatctaccATCAATGTTGCTCAGTGCttcaaaaacattgacaacTACATCAATGCCATTAACATCgtcaacgacaacgatgGCTACATCCACTTTCGAAATACATCGGACTGTTCGAAGtttgaatgatcattatgtCATCACCACTGGTCATTGTCGACGATCAAATGTCATTGGAGAATTGGTGACTGACGCATCACAATTTCTATTTCCTTGTACCATCGAATACAGTTTAATTTGTGCTGCTATTCTATACATCATGTGGAAGAATATAAGTGAAAT AAGTGAAAAACATAAGAATAGTCCGAAATATTcgaatttcaacaaaacgACCACTTTCGtgcatcatcgtcatcattatcag GTCGACTGTGCAAAAGCTCATAAAGGTCTATTCACCGGGATTTTCTTAATGGTTATGTGTATCATATCGTTGATactattttttgttttcatcaaaaaacatcaatACAGAAATTTGGCCGTTCTACAGGCACATATCGTCgaattgatcatttattgTATAACGGCCATTGCATCGTTGATTGCATTGTTTCAGGTTCGTGAATTAAATTATAATCGTAATCGTGGAGTCGAATTGGACAATATTTTGCTCATCATTGCACAATCGGGCCTTTGTATATTCACAATGTTTTCGATAATCGGTGCACAATTTATAAATCAATTACAAAATACCCGATTAGTATTGATAAATGCATTCGCTTGTCTTATACAAGCATTATTGCaatcaatatttatattgGATGCATCCAAAAGAAAAGCATCGACAATCGATCAAGTACGACGAAAACCGGGACGTGAAATGGTTACATTTTTATTGGTCTGTAATTTTTCCATGTGGGCCATAAATACATTGGAAACAAGACGTGCCGATTCAAATCCGGTTCAAATGTCATTCTATGG TTTCTGGGCCTGGACAATAATTACACACGTGACAACACCATTAACTATATTTTATCGTTTTCATTCAACTGTAAGCCTATGTGAGATATGGAAAAGTACCTATAAAATCAAAAGTGAATATCTTTGA